The Strix uralensis isolate ZFMK-TIS-50842 chromosome 13, bStrUra1, whole genome shotgun sequence genome window below encodes:
- the CNGA2 gene encoding cyclic nucleotide-gated channel alpha-2: protein MTDKSNGLRSSPANRHPSPPAQARAEGDLEGTGLSTGRTCSTQDDTSSELQRGAPPDGGEQPAASAFRGRQALARIVRLVLVLRDWASKSLHEEQQRPDPFLERFQGPELQTVAAGADNDLEDEETEEETKKKKWQIFVVDPAGDWYYHWLAVIAVPVLYNWCLLVARACFSDLQKTYVVLWLVLDYISDSIYIGDIVIRLHTGFLEQGLLVKDLKKLRDNYIHTLQFKLDVLSIMPTDLAYFAVGLHCPELRFNRLLRFSRMFEFFDRTETRTSHPNIFRISNLVLYILVIIHWNACIYYAISKAIGFGEDTWVYPNITDPEYGYLTREYVYCLYWSTLTLTTIGETPPPVRDEEYLFVIFDFLIGVLIFATIVGNVGSMISNMNATRAEFQAKVDAIKHYMQFRKVSKDMETKVIKWFDYLWTNKKAVDEREVLKNLPDKLRAEIAINVHLETLKKVRIFQDCEAGLLVELVLKLRLQVFSPGDYICRKGDIGKEMYIIKEGKLAVVADDGMTQYALLTAGGCFGEISILNIKGSKMGNRRTANIRSLGYSDLFCLSKEDLMEAVAEYPDAKRVLEERGREILIKEGLLDESAAEASTEGESVEEKLDRLSLSMDTLHTRFGQLLAEYSDAQMKLKQRITVLEFKTRQQDLEDFFSDGSDSLLEDEEKDLTGGMQ, encoded by the exons ATGACAGACAAGAGTAATGGTCTGCGCAGCTCACCGGCCAACCGCCACCCAAGCCCACCCGCCCAAGCCAGAGCGGAGGGTGACTTGGAGGGGACGGGGCTCAGCACGGGCAG GACTTGCTCAACCCAGGATGACACCtcctcagagctgcagagaggagcTCCTCCGGATGGGGGGGAGCAGCCGGCTGCCTCCGCTTTCCGAGGCAGGCAAGCCTTGGCCAG GATAGTCcggctggtgctggtgctgagGGACTGGGCCAGCAAGAGCTTGCATGAGGAGCAGCAAAGGCCAGACCCCTTCCTTGAGCGTTTCCAGGGCCCTGAACTCCAGACAGTGGCTGCAGGTGCTGACAATGACCTAGAGGACGAGGAGACTGAGGAGGAAACTAAAAA GAAGAAATGGCAGATCTTTGTGGTGGACCCTGCAGGAGACTGGTATTACCATTGGCTGGCTGTCATCGCAGTTCCTGTCCTCTATAACTGGTGCTTGCTTGTAGCCAG GGCTTGCTTCAGTGACCTGCAGAAGACCTACGTTGTCCTCTGGCTCGTGTTGGACTACATCTCGGACTCCATCTACATTGGGGACATAGTGATCCGCCTGCACACAG GATTCTTGGAACAGGGCCTCCTAGTTAAGGACCTGAAGAAGTTACGGGATAACTACATCCACACCTTACAGTTCAAGCTGGATGTTCTCTCCATCATGCCCACAGACCTGGCATACTTTGCTGTGGGATTGCACTGCCCTGAATTGCGTTTCAACAGGCTGCTGCGCTTCTCCCGCATGTTTGAGTTCTTTGACAGGACCGAGACCAGAACCAGCCACCCCAACATCTTCCGCATCAGCAACTTGGTTCTTTACATCCTGGTCATCATCCACTGGAATGCGTGCATTTATTATGCCATCTCCAAAGCCATAGGCTTTGGAGAGGACACCTGGGTCTATCCCAACATCACAGACCCTGAATATGGGTATCTGACCCGGGAGTATGTCTACTGTCTCTACTGGTCTACGCTGACTTTGACTACCATTGGAGAGACCCCTCCCCCTGTGCGTGATGAAGAGTACCTCTTTGTGATCTTTGATTTCCTCATCGGTGTCCTCATCTTTGCCACCATCGTGGGGAATGTGGGATCCATGATATCCAACATGAATGCCACCAGGGCAGAGTTCCAGGCAAAAGTTGATGCCATCAAACACTACATGCAGTTTCGCAAGGTGAGCAAAGACATGGAAACCAAAGTCATCAAGTGGTTTGACTACCTGTGGACCAACAAGAAGGCAGTAGATGAACGGGAAGTCCTCAAGAATCTCCCTGATAAGTTAAGGGCAGAGATTGCCATCAATGTTCACCTGGAGACGCTGAAGAAAGTGAGGATTTTCCAGGACTGTGAGGCAGGTCtactggtggagctggtgctgaAGCTTCGCCTTCAGGTGTTCAGCCCAGGGGATTACATTTGCCGGAAAGGAGACATTGGGAAAGAGATGTATATCATCAAGGAGGGGAAGCTGGCTGTGGTGGCGGATGATGGAATGACACAGTATGCTTTGCTCACTGCAGGAGGCTGCTTTGGTGAGATCAGCATCCTCAACATTAAAGGGAGCAAAATGGGCAACAGGCGCACAGCCAACATCCGTAGCTTGGGCTACTCTGATCTCTTCTGCCTGTCAAAGGAAGATCTTATGGAAGCAGTTGCAGAGTATCCTGATGCCAAAAGGGTCTTGGAGGAGCGTGGCCGGGAGATTCTGATCAAGGAAGGGCTGCTGGATGAGTCAGCTGCAGAGGCAAGCACGGAAGGGGAGAGTGTGGAGGAGAAGCTGGACAGGCTGTCCCTGAGCATGGACACACTGCACACCCGCTTTGGCCAGCTCCTGGCAGAGTACAGCGATGCTCAAATGAAGCTCAAGCAACGCATCACTGTTCTGGAGTTCAAGACGAGGCAGCAGGATCTGGAGGACTTCTTCTCTGATGGCTCAGACAGTCTGCTTGAGGATGAGGAGAAAGACTTAACTGGTGGGATGCAATGA
- the LOC141949181 gene encoding mitochondrial fission factor homolog B-like isoform X2: protein MSPECSSNLRKSKKMWPFWGLDLNRARCDLLFTEAINQRMQVPNRLKVADSSSPVDEEPVTEDVPPSFRMHIPDRISLAEISDAGLRPILLNQQRKVPSVTVHMSPDSSAQPTCLGELPFLHVASRPSSQKRKRSGHHSSRSRRERTPSDCAQLALHSPGQHHERSQEAGPAPESTLEEVEAAEMATMRKQLMRISGRLRVLEEQCNAWRQKEALVYSVLISACLINTWLWLRR, encoded by the exons CCCAGAGTGCTCAAGCAATCTGAGGAAATCAAAAAAGATGTGGCCATTTTGGGGACTGGACCTGAACCGAGCCCGCTGTGACCTGCTCTTCACAGAAGCCATCAATCAGAGGATGCAGGTTCCCAACAGGCTGAAGGTAGCAGATAGCTCCAGTCCTGTGGATGAGGAGCCAGTGACAGAGGATGTCCCTCCTTCCTTTCGGATGCACATCCCTGATAGGATTTCTCTTGCAG AAATATCAGATGCCGGTTTGAGGCCCATCCTGTTGAACCAGCAAAGGAAGGTCCCCTCTGTCACGGTGCACATGTCCCCGGACTCCTCTGCACAGCCCACCTGCCTTGGGGAGCTCCCTTTTCTTCATGTAGCCAGCAGACCAAGCTCCCAGAAACGCAAACGATCG GGCCATCACAGTAGCAGGTCACGGCGGGAGAGAACTCCAAGTGACTGTGCCCAGCTGGCCTTGCACAGCCCAGGCCAGCACCATGAGCG ctcccaggaGGCTGGCCCAGCTCCAGAGAGCACCTTGGAGGAGGTCGAGGCAGCTGAGATGGCAACAATGAGAAAGCAG TTGATGAGGATCTCAGGGAGGCTTCGcgtgctggaggagcagtgcaACGCCTGGCGACAGAAGGAGGCCCTGGTCTACTCTGTGCTGATCTCCGCCTGCCTCATCAACACGTGGCTCTGGCTGAGGAGATGA
- the LOC141949181 gene encoding mitochondrial fission factor homolog A-like isoform X1, giving the protein MSPECSSNLRKSKKMWPFWGLDLNRARCDLLFTEAINQRMQVPNRLKVADSSSPVDEEPVTEDVPPSFRMHIPDRISLAEISDAGLRPILLNQQRKVPSVTVHMSPDSSAQPTCLGELPFLHVASRPSSQKRKRSGHHSSRSRRERTPSDCAQLALHSPGQHHERPDACPLPAHSALLPPLPETGRIYSMQNIFQTMYLLGQVLFHRVQNSLQDPAPSSSQEAGPAPESTLEEVEAAEMATMRKQLMRISGRLRVLEEQCNAWRQKEALVYSVLISACLINTWLWLRR; this is encoded by the exons CCCAGAGTGCTCAAGCAATCTGAGGAAATCAAAAAAGATGTGGCCATTTTGGGGACTGGACCTGAACCGAGCCCGCTGTGACCTGCTCTTCACAGAAGCCATCAATCAGAGGATGCAGGTTCCCAACAGGCTGAAGGTAGCAGATAGCTCCAGTCCTGTGGATGAGGAGCCAGTGACAGAGGATGTCCCTCCTTCCTTTCGGATGCACATCCCTGATAGGATTTCTCTTGCAG AAATATCAGATGCCGGTTTGAGGCCCATCCTGTTGAACCAGCAAAGGAAGGTCCCCTCTGTCACGGTGCACATGTCCCCGGACTCCTCTGCACAGCCCACCTGCCTTGGGGAGCTCCCTTTTCTTCATGTAGCCAGCAGACCAAGCTCCCAGAAACGCAAACGATCG GGCCATCACAGTAGCAGGTCACGGCGGGAGAGAACTCCAAGTGACTGTGCCCAGCTGGCCTTGCACAGCCCAGGCCAGCACCATGAGCG GCCGGACGCGTGCCCCCTGCCCGCGCACAGTGCCCTGCTCCCCCCGCTCCCGGAGACGGGCAGGATCTACTCCATGCAGAACATCTTCCAGACCATGTACCTCCTGGGCCAGGTGCTCTTCCACCGTGTCCAGAACTCTCTGCAAGACCCAGCACCATCCAG ctcccaggaGGCTGGCCCAGCTCCAGAGAGCACCTTGGAGGAGGTCGAGGCAGCTGAGATGGCAACAATGAGAAAGCAG TTGATGAGGATCTCAGGGAGGCTTCGcgtgctggaggagcagtgcaACGCCTGGCGACAGAAGGAGGCCCTGGTCTACTCTGTGCTGATCTCCGCCTGCCTCATCAACACGTGGCTCTGGCTGAGGAGATGA